ATCATCGGTATCTTCATCATCCATGTCTTCATCATCCATGTCTTGATCTTCCTCGATCTGATCTTCGTCGACTTCTTCTGCCTCCAGTTGCTCCCTCTCCGTTGACCATTCCAATATTTCGTGTGGGACACCTACTCCTTTTTCTCCAATCGCGATCCAGTGAATCACACCAGTCGCTTCTTGACCCTCTTGATTGCGAAACACGGTGATGATCGCTGAAGTCCTCTTGGTGTATTTGAGCGACGTATATATCCCCGGTTGATTTGTCATCGCCACCATACAATAATGTGTATCCGCATATGGCTGTGGCAAACGAACGGTCACATCTGTGGACTTGCTAGTGGCAGAAAGTCTGAATGGGACGAAACCGTATTGTTGAAAGGTTACTCCTACGTGATTATGCGTTTCAATGACCGGAAAGCTCAGCTTCTCAGCCGTAATCGACTCATTCTCAATGTGAAGCGTAGAGACAGCTTTGGGCGCAATTTTGGAACCGGTCACGGAGTCCTCTGCCAGTTTTTCCTGCGTAATGATCCGGTTTTGCAGATGCTGTTCTGTTATGCTTCTGGTGACGAGATGATTTCCTTTGAGCGTCCCCTCCATAATATGAGTTCCATCCAAGCTGCCTTTTATGACATGAGCACCATGAATCGAATGGCTATCTAGCTTGCTCGCATCAATGCTCTGGTCAGCTATTTTCTCTCGGGTGACACTGCCTTCCTGTAATTTTTCCTTGGAAATGGAGTTACCCTGGAGATGTTCATTTTGAATGATATGACTGTTGAGATGTGTAGACGATATTGCTTTTTCGGCGATCTTTTCCCCTGTGACGGCTGCTCTGCCCAGATGGCGTGTCTTGATCGCATCTTTGGCTATTTTGGGGGCTGTGATGACGGCATCTCCAATTTTGCTTGTCGTAATACTTAGGTCTGAAATTTTGTCTGTGGAAACAGATTCCGGCGCCAATTTTGAGGTGGTCACCAAGTGGTCATGCAGATGTTGCGTGTGGATGATGTATTCGCGTAGATGATTGCCCCCAATGAGTCTGTCAGCCAAATGATGTTCTTCTACAGATCTTCTTGCCAACTTTTCTGCACGAATGGACCCGTCAATCAGATGTCGTGAACTCACACTCTCGTCGAGTAAGTGTTTCTCTCCTACACTCCTGTTCGCCAATTTGTCGATAGTGACAGCCTTGTCGGCTATTTTGCCAGTAGTAACCTGCTGATCCCCAATTTTTTTGGACGTCAGCATACCGTCTTGCAAGTGGCTCGATAGGACACTGCCAGCTTGTAAATGTGTACTACCGATTGATTCTTTGGCGAGTTTTTCTGTCGTGACACTGTTGTTGTGCAAATGCTCAGTCAAAATCGCATTTGGCCCCACTTTATCACTGGTCACCGCTTCTGGCTGTAAATGCTGGTTGTAAATGGCCTGAAATGCGATGTGATGATTCGTAATGCTGCCAGGGCTAATATTACTGCCATCTATTAGATCTTCAGTGAGGTGATGACGGTAAATGGAGCCTTCACGGATATGTTGAGACTCAATTGCATCCTCGTCTATCTTCGTCGAAGTGACTACTCCATCGCGTAATTTATCTCCTGTGACTGCTCCATCCTCAAGCTTCACTGTGTTGATCACATAATTTGCTAGGTTACTTGTTTGAATGGTCCCCATCTTTATTTTTTCCGAGGTAATCGATTGATCCTGGATCAACTCATTCGTAATGGCTTGCTCCTGAATATGCTTACTCTGAATCGAGTGGTCGGCAAATTTCATGGAGTCGATGGTTTTATCAGCTAACTTCTCCGACGTAATGCTATGATTGATCAATTTTTGCGCGGATATCGAATAATCCTGCAAATGCTCACCGTCTACGATTCCCCGCCCCAGATGATCCCTCAGTATCGCATGCGGTGCGAGTTTTGTGGAGGTTACGCTCATGTCCGCGAGTTTGCTGCTGTCCACGGCATAATCCTTCAAAATCGAATTATCCACGGCGCCTTGCTTAATCTTGGACGCGTCAATGGCACGGTTCGCAATTTTTTCTGTTGTCACCGATTGATCTGTCAAGTCGTCTGTATAGACAAATGATTGGACACGATCATCATTTCGGTCTTTGATGACCTTCGAATAAAAGTTCGGATTGGCAGTTGAGCTTTGTTTGGAAGATGTATCCTGTTTGGAAGATGTATCCTGTTTGGAAGTTGTATCCTGTTTGGAAGTTGTATCCTGTTTGGAAGTTGAAACCTGTCTGGAAGTTGAAACCTGTCTGGAAGTTGTATCCTGTCTGGAAGTTGAAACCTGTCTGGAAGTTGAATCCTGCCTGGAAGTTGAATCCTGTCTGGAAGTTGAATCCTGTCTGGAAGTTGAATCCTGTCTGGAAAACGAGTCCTGTTTGGAGGATAGGTCCTGCTTGGGTACTTTGGGAATCGGTTGTTGTTGCTCTTTCGGTGTGGCAGCAGAGAGGGGAGGGATTCTCTGATCGCTCTCCAAATTACTTTCAAGCAGATTTAATTCGAGGTCTTCCATCCACTCCCGATCGGGTGATGATGTATATGAGAGCGGTAACTCGTGCATGGTCTGCCTAAAGGTTTTGCTCAGACTTTTGTTTGCTTTTCGCCGGTTCACATTGGCCATAGGGTCTCCTTGCCTCCTGATTTCATTCCCGTATCACTTTTGTAGGATATTCATCCATTTCCCTATTTGGCACCGTGTCTACAAAATTGTTTCATCCTTATTGGCCTAAGTTTCCAGCAAACACAAAAAACCTGCTTGGCCAACTCTCCCGTTGGCTAGCAGGTTCTTTCTCTTCATCTATACAGCAACTTCTTCTTTCGTTTGAGACAAAAGCGTTCTGAATTCATCGCCTTGCAGAACTTCCGCTTCCATCAATGTGTACAAGCCTGTTTGGAATACGGAGTCAAACTGTCTCAAAAGATTGCGAGTTTCTCCGAGCAATCCTTCAAGCAGACGTTCAACCTCGTCATGAATACGACTCTTCTCCACGTATTGTAAATGTACAATACCCAGATCCGACATACCGCTTTGTACAATTTCCTGTGCCATTCCTAACGCTTGCTCGAAGTCATTCTTCGATCCAGTACTACGCCCACCGTAGTAGATTTCCTCCGCTACGGCTCCTCCAAGGCTAACCATGATTTGTTTTTCCATCGCTTCCTTGGTATACAGATAGCGGTCTTCCATTGGATTTTGTCGAACGTATCCTAGTGCTTTGCCACGTGGACTCAGCGTGACCTGCGAGACAGAGCCTGGTCGCACGATCTCACTAACAATGGCATGGCCTATTTCATGGAGAGCAACACGTTTCTTCTCTTCCTCTGACGCTTGACGGTCTACCTTCTCTCCGAGCATGACCTTGTCCACGGCATAAGCAAAATGCTTCGCAGTGATCTTGACCTGACGATCACGCATGGCGTAAATGGCCGCTTCATTGGCTACACTTTCCAGCTGTGCGCCAGAAAAACCGAATGTCTCCTGTGCCACTTTTTCCAGTGTGACGTCTTCGCCAAGTGGTTTATTGGCCGTATGAATCGTCAAAATCTGCTCGCGTGCAGGCTTGTCTGGAAGATCAACGCTAATATGACGGTCAAAACGCCCAGGGCGCAATAGCGCTGCGTCGAGCATGTCTTTCCGGTTCGTAGCTGCCATGACTAAAATCCGCGGCTTGTCGGTCGTAGCTACACCATCCATCTCCGTCAACAGTTGATTCAATGTTTGATCATATTCACGCTGCTGTTGACCGTCCCTTTTCCCACCGACGACATCAATCTCATCGATAAAAATAATCGCGCTGTCTTGCCCATTTTTCTCTGCTAATGCCTTCGCTTCTTGAAACAATTCACGGACGCGTTGTGCACCGACACCCACGTACATCTCTACAAATTGCGAACCTGATGCCGCCACAAAAGCAGAATTTGTATAGTTCGCTGCCGCTTTCGCCATCAGTGTCTTACCCGTACCAGGCGGACCTGTCAAAAGAACACCTTTGATCGGACGAATCCCGTACTGCTCAATTTTGTCCTTGTATACGAGAAAATCAAGCGATTCCTTCAGTTCTTTTTTAGCGCGTTCCTGTCCACCGATATCGGCAAACTGCACGTCCGATTTCGGAAGCTCATGCTTGTTTGCTTTTCTTTTCCCACCGAGGGCGACATTTCCGCCTTGTCCATTTTGCTGACGGATGACCAGAAAGTAAATCGCCCCCAATACGGCTCCGAACACCAAGAATGGCGTAATATTTACACCTAGAAAAACAAGAAAAATCAACAGTGCAGGTACGACGCCGATCAGTACTTCCTTACGCACGTGCCGTCACCTCTTTTTCAATGGAACGGGGGATGATAGTGTAAAAATCCTCCGTTCCTTTTTTCAAGTAAACATAAATGTTCTCGTCATCCATCAATGCAGATGCTTCGTCCAGCTGATTCCCTTTTTTCCATTGTTCCACGAGGGCTGGAATGCGGCTATATTCATGCAACTCCACTGCTTCTGTAAACACAAATTGACCGCTCTGCCATATATCGTTCATCGCTGTCGACTGATTGTCTATGTCAATGATCACTTCTTTTTCCCCTGCAATCTTTTGTGTTTCCGTTAGCAGATTGCGATATTCTGCTGGAAACGCGTCTGGTTTTGTAACAGTTACATCTATTTGAATTTTATCTTTGCTGATCTCCAAGTTGCCCAATGTTGCGGACTGCATTTGTCCAATTTCTGCACGGATTGGCTCCTCAATCTCCATCTTTTGATACAAGAACCATCCTCCGAACAGGAGTGCCAAGGTTGCCACCAAAGATAATCCAATTGCGCTCTTTTTCAACTGCACGGCTACTCCCCCCATAAATATCGTTCTCGTTTTCTCTCTCTGCAACGTCCCCAGTATATCACACGAGTATATCAATTTCTTATACAGATGTTGGATGGAATGCTAAACAGGCCTTCTCCCATAAGGAAAAGACCTGTCGTCAAGCAAGCGTATTAGGTTGGCGCGAGCACGTATGAGGTTAACAGAGCACCAGTGAATAGATCATAGTGAATATAGTGAAAACGACCGTCTTTGTCTTTAACAGTGACTTCCCAAAATTTCTTATCGTTTTCGAGACCTGGAACCAAATGAGTGATCTCCGATTGTGGGAATGACTTGTAAACCGCCTCTTCTACATTCTTTTTGGGAACAGCTAGATCCATTCGATCGAAGCTAACTTTCTGATCTGTCATCCAGGCTACAACCTGTGTACCCGCCTTATTTTTCCCAATGACGACAGCGTAGCTCTCCTTGCCTCGATATTCATCAATGGATTCAATCTCCGTGATTGTCGTGCGATCCTGGACCCACTGACGAACGGTTTCCTCAAATTGATTGCGCTCTCCTGCTACAGAAGCCGTCAGGTGGTAGGCGAACCCAGCTCCCGTAAGTAAAATGACGGCTACGATTGATAGGATAATTCGTACTAACACAGCAAAGTAACTCCTTTACGTGGCTGACATTACAATCGGAATCGAAGCTGGTCTCTCTTCACTCCAACTGCCGTTTGTATTTGCAAATCCAGCTCCAGTTGGCGAAGCTGCCCCGTAGTTGATTCGTACCATAGTTGGTAATTGACTTTCATTCCGTTCGTTACGTTCGAAGTCAAATCCTGAATAGGGAAGGATGGACCTAACCACATCGATAATAACGAAGAGACTTCCTCAGGTGGTACCGCTATCCGATATCCACTCCAGCCTTGCCCGGCAGTATCTTCAACGCGTTCAGGACTAACCGATTGCAAAACTCCCTTGAGCAATACTGCGTGCTCATACGGGGTGAACATCGCATACGGCAGTGCGGCATGATCCTGTATCTGTCCATCAATTCGTACCGATACGGGCTGCCCATCTTTTCTGGCTATTTCAAGCTGGTGACCACCGATTTCTCCTGTGAGCTGAAATTGCTCATTTTGATATCGCCCATGCAAGGTCTGATCCTGCATGTATACCAGAAATGAGCGTTCCTCGTCCTTCGTGATCTGCTCCAAAAGCTCCGCTACCGTCGTCGCTGTCTGCTCCGTACCTGCTGTTTGTCTGACCGCAGACGCAGTATCTGTGCTGTCTGTATTGTCTGATCGACTTACTGTCCCCAATACAATCCCAAGCAGAAATAGACCGAGTAGGATAGGAATCAGCCACCACAGCATTTTGGGCCGGATGTACATGTCGTCCCCCCTGTCCCATTTTTGTCTTTAGCCTATGCTATACGGGAAGGTTTTAGAACGACACGGAAAAGTTGCTAATCATAGCTTAAGGTCGGGCGGTCATACTACATATACACCCCGAGGAGGTGAGCGCGTGACATCTTCGCAACAAACCACATCTCCTGACATACTTGGGTTTCTGTTACAGGAATACCGCGTCTCCTGGGCAGGATTGTCGTCTCCCTTGCGTCAATGGTCGCACACACCCACTCTTCATTTTCGCCATCATCTCCTGACAAAAGCTGTGGCGAAAACGAACAACGGAACGTCGTAGTATCCAATTCCCCTACCTACACCTGCACTGCCTTACTCCTGTCCCCCACCTGACAGGAGCCTTTTACCGTTTTAACGTTTGGAATACGCGGTTTGCTTCGTAAATCGCGCGCTCCTCATCGATGGTCAACAGCTTATGATTACGCATCAAGAATTTACCCGCTACAATCGTATCTTTCACATCGCGTCCATTTGCTGCGTACACCACGTGTGAAATCGGTTGGTGTGCCGGGTGGAAATGGGCTTGGTGGCTATCCAGTACGATCAAGTCAGCTTGCTTGCCTACTTCAATGCTTCCGAGCGTTTCCTCTTGGAATACCCCTTCTGCGCCATAACGAGTAGCCATGCGAAGTGCTTCCTCTGCTGGTACGGCTACTGGATCGTTGTTCACACCTTTGTGCAGGATCGCAGCGAGTTTCAATTCCTCAAACAAATTCAAATTGTTGTTGCTTGCCGAGCTGTCGGTACCCAGTGACACGCTTACACCTTTTGCCAACATTTTCGGAACAGGCGCAACACCGCTTGCCAGCTTCAGGTTGCTCACTACGTTATGAGAAACTCTCACGTTGTATTTTGCCAAAATGTCGATTTCTTCATCCGTTAGGTGAACAGCGTGCGCAACGAGTGTTGGGCGATTGAACATTCCCAGCTTTTCCAAATGAGCAACTGGGCGCAGCCCGTAGTCCTTCTCGTTTTGACCGACTTCCCAAGCAGTTTCAGACATATGGATATGAAGCGGCAAGGAAAGCTCATCGGCTTTTTCGATAATTTGGGTAATAAATTCTGGTGAGCACGTGTACGGCGCGTGCGGTGCCATCATGACGGTAATACGCCCGTCCGCCTGATTATGCCATTCTTTTGCAAATAGAGTCGCGTCTTTCAGCTTTGTTTGACGTTCTTCTTCGGAGCACAGACCGATCATACCGCGGCAAAGGCGAGCACGCATTCCAGCTGCATCGACTTCCTTCGCTACGACGTCCATATGATCATACATATCCACAAACGTGGTGGTTCCGGTACGAATCATCTCGATAAGCGACAATTGGGTACCCCATTTTACTGTGTCGCCCGTGAATTGCGCCTCCAATGGCCACATTTTGTCTTCAAGCCATTGTTGCAACGGCAAATCATCTGCATAACCGCGTAGCAGGGACATACCAGCATGTCCATGCGTGTTGATTAAGCCAGGCAGTATGTAATCACCTTTTTGATCGATGACTTCATCGTATCCCGCTTCCGACAGGTCTTCAGGAGTTGGGCCCACATACGTAATCTTGTTGCCTTCGAATGCTACGGCACCATCGTAAATGACTTCATTCGTATCGTTAACGGTAATGACTGTTGCGTGAATGAGGATCGTCTTTTTCATAGTATACACTCCATTCTTACGTCAAATAGTAGGCCAAGCTTTGCAGGTTGGACGTCACATCCGCATAGTGAATGCGAACATCTTTTCCTGCGCGAATCGTCGTAGGGGCAAAATTCAAGATCCCCCTGATACCCGCTTGAGTCAACTGATCACATACGGATTGCGCTGCAGGTGCCGGTACCGTAATAATCGCTAGCTTGATTTGCTTGTTTACGATCGTTTCTTCCAGCTCTACTAAAGGCTGGATCGGTATACCTGCGACTTTTTTACCCTGCTTCTCTGGATTACTGTCAAAGATGGCCGCAATCCGCATGTTATCTTTCAAATAAGCGTTGTAGTTACTAATGGCATGGCCCAAATGCCCAGCTCCGACCAAAGCGACACGGATTTCATCCGTTAGCTTCAGAATTTCACGGATTTTTTCTACCAGATAATCGACATCATAGCCGATTCCCTTTTTTCCAAAATCACCAAAAGCTGCAAGATCTTTTCTGATTTGGGCAGGATTCACATCTAGATTCTTGCCCATCTGTTGGGAGGAAACGGTGGTCACCTCAACTTGCTGCAAATAACTGAGGTAACGCAGATAAATCGGCAAACGACGGACGACCGCTTCTGAAATCTTTTCGTGTTTTGCCACGTTCGGTCTTCCCCCCTAATTCTTTTGCTTCAAAATCCGATATTCTTTTCCATTCGATAAAATGGTAATGGAACCGTCGTGGCTGGTAACGTATGTCTCGGCCCATGACTCACCCAGGCGCTCCATGACTTCCGTCTGACCGTCTTTCATTTGATCCCGCGATCGGCCTGTCTGAATAATGGCGACCTGAGGATCGACTTGCGTCAGAAATGGTTGCGAAGAGCCTTGATTGCTCCCCTGACCGGCAACCTTTAGCACTTCCGCCTTCAGTCTATCCTTTTGCCGTTCCAACAGTCGCTCTTCTGCTTTTTCATTCACGGCGCTCATAAATAAAAATCGCAATTGTCCGTGCGTCAATCGAAAAACGAGAGAATTGTTCTGGGGCGATAAAAATAACGGTTCATCCGGGAGCAAAACTTCCATCGAGATTTCTTGGTCAAGAGTGAGTACTTGTCCTTGCTCTGCTTCCATCTGCTTTTGGTTGGAGCGAAGCAGCACGACATGGCGAATCGATGATGCGATCAGCTTGGGCAAAATGACGGCATCTATAAGCACTTGCTGGCTCAATGAAACGTAGCCTCCCATATGCTCAGGCTGGTCGTTCGTCAACACTACATAGTCGAGCCGTGTGATCTTGAGCTCTGCCAAGCGCGCCGAGAGAACGGGCCAATCTTCTGCCTTACCCGTATCAACCAGCATCGTTTTGCCGCCTGGCATTCTCAAAAGCGTACTCTCACCATGTGGAAGTGCCAAGTAGGTGATAATGAGACCCGAAAATTCCTGTTCTGTCTCTGTTTCAAATGGGTCATCTATCTTCACTGCTGCTTCTTGCAAATACAAATGGCTATCAATCGAGCATGCGCAAAGGAAAATCGCACTAAGAACTACAATCCACCAACGCCACTCTTTTTTCCATAACATTTATTTTATCACCTTAATCCCTATGAGACTATTGCTTCATTTTATGAATCTGACAGGGATTGCATACTAAGGAATGGCTCTATACGCTCTCGCAGTGTTGGCCATGCACTGCTTTCGATCTGAAATGGCGGTAAAGATTGTAGGAATGAGCGTCCATATCTCGACTCAACCACACGCGTGTCAAGAACGATCACGACCCCGCGATCCAAGTGGTGGCGAATCAATCGACCCACCCCTTGTTTAAATTGCAGAACAGCTTGTGGAAGAGACAAGGACATAAAAGCGTTTTTTCCTTCTGCCTTCAAAAGCTCTGCCCTTCCTTGATAGACAGGATGATTTGGCGGAGCAAATGGGAGGCGAACAATGACTAAACTGCTCAACCATTCTCCCTGGATATCGACACCTTCCCAAAAGCTACTCGTCCCAAGCAGGACACTTCTCTCCATGCTTCGGAACAGACGCACCAGCTTGCTCCGATTGTTGCTATCAATCCCGTGACCGAATAACGTATACGGTTCTGGGGCCTCCGCAAGGCGTTCCTTCATTGCTTGGTAAACAAGTCGAAGCATCGAGTGGGAGGTAAACAGGATCAGCGTCCTTCCTTTCGAAGCCAGTACGACATCCACGCACCCTTGAATGACCGCCTCCAAATACGTGTGGTCACTCTCTTTGCCTGGTGCGGGGAAATCAGATGGAATCAACAGTAATCCCTGCTCTTCATAATGAAACGGCGATGGCAATGACAAGGTACGCACGCGCTCCTCAGGCAGTTGGTCGAGACCAAACTGGCTCTTGATGTAGGAGAAGCTGTTTTTGACCGTCAGAGTGGCGGATGTCAAGATCAGACTCCGCTTCTGCGCGAAAAGCGGTTCTGCTAGTGAGTCGGCAACCTTCAAGAGTGCTGCTGACAAATGAACCTGCTTGCGAGCTGTACGGGACTCTACTTCCATCCAATA
This genomic stretch from Brevibacillus sp. DP1.3A harbors:
- a CDS encoding ComEC/Rec2 family competence protein; translated protein: MLWKKEWRWWIVVLSAIFLCACSIDSHLYLQEAAVKIDDPFETETEQEFSGLIITYLALPHGESTLLRMPGGKTMLVDTGKAEDWPVLSARLAELKITRLDYVVLTNDQPEHMGGYVSLSQQVLIDAVILPKLIASSIRHVVLLRSNQKQMEAEQGQVLTLDQEISMEVLLPDEPLFLSPQNNSLVFRLTHGQLRFLFMSAVNEKAEERLLERQKDRLKAEVLKVAGQGSNQGSSQPFLTQVDPQVAIIQTGRSRDQMKDGQTEVMERLGESWAETYVTSHDGSITILSNGKEYRILKQKN
- a CDS encoding DUF5590 domain-containing protein, which encodes MLVRIILSIVAVILLTGAGFAYHLTASVAGERNQFEETVRQWVQDRTTITEIESIDEYRGKESYAVVIGKNKAGTQVVAWMTDQKVSFDRMDLAVPKKNVEEAVYKSFPQSEITHLVPGLENDKKFWEVTVKDKDGRFHYIHYDLFTGALLTSYVLAPT
- a CDS encoding WIAG-tail domain → MANVNRRKANKSLSKTFRQTMHELPLSYTSSPDREWMEDLELNLLESNLESDQRIPPLSAATPKEQQQPIPKVPKQDLSSKQDSFSRQDSTSRQDSTSRQDSTSRQDSTSRQVSTSRQDTTSRQVSTSRQVSTSKQDTTSKQDTTSKQDTSSKQDTSSKQSSTANPNFYSKVIKDRNDDRVQSFVYTDDLTDQSVTTEKIANRAIDASKIKQGAVDNSILKDYAVDSSKLADMSVTSTKLAPHAILRDHLGRGIVDGEHLQDYSISAQKLINHSITSEKLADKTIDSMKFADHSIQSKHIQEQAITNELIQDQSITSEKIKMGTIQTSNLANYVINTVKLEDGAVTGDKLRDGVVTSTKIDEDAIESQHIREGSIYRHHLTEDLIDGSNISPGSITNHHIAFQAIYNQHLQPEAVTSDKVGPNAILTEHLHNNSVTTEKLAKESIGSTHLQAGSVLSSHLQDGMLTSKKIGDQQVTTGKIADKAVTIDKLANRSVGEKHLLDESVSSRHLIDGSIRAEKLARRSVEEHHLADRLIGGNHLREYIIHTQHLHDHLVTTSKLAPESVSTDKISDLSITTSKIGDAVITAPKIAKDAIKTRHLGRAAVTGEKIAEKAISSTHLNSHIIQNEHLQGNSISKEKLQEGSVTREKIADQSIDASKLDSHSIHGAHVIKGSLDGTHIMEGTLKGNHLVTRSITEQHLQNRIITQEKLAEDSVTGSKIAPKAVSTLHIENESITAEKLSFPVIETHNHVGVTFQQYGFVPFRLSATSKSTDVTVRLPQPYADTHYCMVAMTNQPGIYTSLKYTKRTSAIITVFRNQEGQEATGVIHWIAIGEKGVGVPHEILEWSTEREQLEAEEVDEDQIEEDQDMDDEDMDDEDTDDEDTDHEDTDHEDTDDEDSDDEDTDYEDSDDEDTDYEDSDDEDTDHEDSDDEDTDYEDSDDEDMEDEDMDEDDMDDMDDMDEDEEDTDESDLEQDYYESSEEYDSDIEYDK
- a CDS encoding AAA family ATPase, with amino-acid sequence MRKEVLIGVVPALLIFLVFLGVNITPFLVFGAVLGAIYFLVIRQQNGQGGNVALGGKRKANKHELPKSDVQFADIGGQERAKKELKESLDFLVYKDKIEQYGIRPIKGVLLTGPPGTGKTLMAKAAANYTNSAFVAASGSQFVEMYVGVGAQRVRELFQEAKALAEKNGQDSAIIFIDEIDVVGGKRDGQQQREYDQTLNQLLTEMDGVATTDKPRILVMAATNRKDMLDAALLRPGRFDRHISVDLPDKPAREQILTIHTANKPLGEDVTLEKVAQETFGFSGAQLESVANEAAIYAMRDRQVKITAKHFAYAVDKVMLGEKVDRQASEEEKKRVALHEIGHAIVSEIVRPGSVSQVTLSPRGKALGYVRQNPMEDRYLYTKEAMEKQIMVSLGGAVAEEIYYGGRSTGSKNDFEQALGMAQEIVQSGMSDLGIVHLQYVEKSRIHDEVERLLEGLLGETRNLLRQFDSVFQTGLYTLMEAEVLQGDEFRTLLSQTKEEVAV
- a CDS encoding amidohydrolase; the protein is MKKTILIHATVITVNDTNEVIYDGAVAFEGNKITYVGPTPEDLSEAGYDEVIDQKGDYILPGLINTHGHAGMSLLRGYADDLPLQQWLEDKMWPLEAQFTGDTVKWGTQLSLIEMIRTGTTTFVDMYDHMDVVAKEVDAAGMRARLCRGMIGLCSEEERQTKLKDATLFAKEWHNQADGRITVMMAPHAPYTCSPEFITQIIEKADELSLPLHIHMSETAWEVGQNEKDYGLRPVAHLEKLGMFNRPTLVAHAVHLTDEEIDILAKYNVRVSHNVVSNLKLASGVAPVPKMLAKGVSVSLGTDSSASNNNLNLFEELKLAAILHKGVNNDPVAVPAEEALRMATRYGAEGVFQEETLGSIEVGKQADLIVLDSHQAHFHPAHQPISHVVYAANGRDVKDTIVAGKFLMRNHKLLTIDEERAIYEANRVFQTLKR
- a CDS encoding redox-sensing transcriptional repressor Rex, whose amino-acid sequence is MAKHEKISEAVVRRLPIYLRYLSYLQQVEVTTVSSQQMGKNLDVNPAQIRKDLAAFGDFGKKGIGYDVDYLVEKIREILKLTDEIRVALVGAGHLGHAISNYNAYLKDNMRIAAIFDSNPEKQGKKVAGIPIQPLVELEETIVNKQIKLAIITVPAPAAQSVCDQLTQAGIRGILNFAPTTIRAGKDVRIHYADVTSNLQSLAYYLT